The following proteins come from a genomic window of Diorhabda carinulata isolate Delta chromosome X, icDioCari1.1, whole genome shotgun sequence:
- the LOC130900529 gene encoding craniofacial development protein 2-like, translating into MDTFESKFSGVLNSPPTGSLGGTDLNVSEERLNLRTTLKIGTWNTQSLFEAGKLANLVQEMSRLRIDILGVAETWWPDSGICPVENGVFYYSRNQDRNHRKGVGIIISKNLIKYVVDFVPYPDRTALIKFRAKPVDLNIIQLYASTADSNDQDIEEFYSDVKGLLKSTKKQEVNIVMGDLNAKILSRRTYDSNQHMVPTSPSPPIYLEITKRPTRERYP; encoded by the coding sequence ATTTTCCGGAGTCTTAAATAGTCCCCCGACCGGATCTCTGGGGGGGACTGACTTGAATGTTTCAGAAGAAAGACTAAACTTACgtacaactttaaaaattggaacttgGAATACCCAAAGCCTTTTCGAAGCTGGGAAATTGGCAAATCTCGTACAGGAAATGAGCAGACTCAGGATAGATATTCTAGGAGTTGCAGAAACTTGGTGGCCCGACTCTGGAATATGTCCCGTCGAAAATGGTGTCTTCTATTATTCAAGAAACCAGGACAGAAATCACAGAAAAGGGGTAGGAATCATAATATCCAAAAACCTGATAAAATATGTGGTAGACTTCGTCCCTTACCCCGATCGTACtgctttaataaaatttagagcTAAACCTGTCGACCTAAATATAATTCAGCTGTATGCATCAACAGCCGACTCAAATGACCAAGACATAGAAGAGTTTTACAGTGATGTGAAGGGTCTTctaaaatcaactaaaaaacaAGAAGTTAATATAGTCATGGGCGACCTAAATGCGAAGATTCTGTCAAGAAGAACATATGACAGTAACCAACACATGGTTCCAACATCACCCTCGCCGCCTATATACCTGGAAATCACCAAGAGACCAACCAGGGAACGTTACCCGTAA